A window of Lysobacter sp. TY2-98 genomic DNA:
CGCCATTTCGAACTCAGCTCCACCGATGGCCCGCTCGCCTGGCTTGCCAGCGCGATCAGTTCGGGCACGGTGCATGCGACCGCCGCGATCGCCGCGGCCTACGGCCTGCTGCATCTCGTTGAAGCCTGGGGCCTGTGGCGCGACAAGGCTTGGGCGTCGTGGCTGGGCTGCATTGCCGCGGCGATCTATCTGCCCGCGGACGTGTTCGCGCTGTCGCGCCACTGGGGCTGGGTGACGATGACCGTGCTCGTCGTCAACGTGGTGGTCGTCTACGTGCTCGCACGCGATCTCCTGCGCCGTCGAGCTCGCTTGCCCGGCTGATCGCTTGGGCGGATGCTGGCGCGTCGCCCCACGGAAGACCGCCATGCGCCGCGCCCTGCCCGCCCTCGTCGCCGTACTGGCCGCGGCCGGTTGCGCAACGGTGCCTCCCGCCGAGCCCGATACGGGCGGCCCGACGATGACCGTCACCGCACCCTCGGCCATCAACTTCCACTTCCCGTTTGAAGACGCCGACATCGCGACGCTGTCGGCGCGCATGGCCGATGGCCAGCTCACCAGCCATTCGCTGACGCAGTCCTACCTCGACCGCATCGCCGCGCTCGACGACGGCGGCCCGCGGCTCAACGCCGTGCTGGCGCTCAATCCCCAAGCGCTGCGTGAAGCCGACCAGCGCGACGCCGAACGCCGCGAAGGCCACATCCGCGGCCCGCTGCACGGCATCCCGATCCTGATCAAGGACAACATCGACGCCACGCCGATGGCGACCACCGCCGGTTCGCTCGCGCTCGCCGACCACCGACCCTCGCGCGACGCCGTGCT
This region includes:
- a CDS encoding DUF2127 domain-containing protein, with the translated sequence MTDHPRPYDTNPRAHPGLRAIALVEGIKGLLALLAASGLEILGPLPLRNAVHALIRHFELSSTDGPLAWLASAISSGTVHATAAIAAAYGLLHLVEAWGLWRDKAWASWLGCIAAAIYLPADVFALSRHWGWVTMTVLVVNVVVVYVLARDLLRRRARLPG